TGATAATATTTCTGCTCGTACGCGATATCCCTCTGAATAAGGAATGTGCTCGTCTTTTCATAAGCGTTAGTTATAATGTATTAGTAATTATTTATAAGAGATATGCAGAACGCCTTCTCTTTGTTTTATATCTACCAGGTTCAGTTCTTTTATCATGTCAATAATCGGATTCATATTTGCATATCGATTAAGATAGGCTCCAATTTTTACTTGTTTGACAGCATCATCTTCAAATGTGTATTTGAATCCATACCATTTAGAAAGATATGACATGACACTCTCAAGAGGGATATTTTTGAATATGAATGAACCGGATTCCCAAGATGTGTATAATTCTGTATTTACATTGGTTACAGTATTTCTTTTGGAATTCTTGTCAAAAATGAAATGTTGGTTGGGAGTTAATTCGAAATCTTCGTTTTTACTTTTAATTTTTATAGATCCATTAATAAGTGTAGTGCTTTCAATATTCTCGTCTGGATAGGCTCTGACATTGAAAGTTGTTCCTGTCACTTGAATAGAGGTATATGGTGTTTGGACAATAAATGGATGTTCACTGTCTGGAGCAACATCGAAATATGCTTCTCCTTTGATTTGGACAATACGTTGTTCGTTACTGAAGCATACAGGATATATCAATTGGGATTCTGCGTTTAAATGTACTTTCGTTCCATCTGACAAGGTTATGTGACATTCCATTCCATGTAGTGTTTGCAGGGTGTTTTTGATTTCTTTTATTTGAGGTTTATTGGTAGGCATTTGATAATTGATACCTTTGGAATCAATGATAAACATCTTGCTTGTCCCTTCTGGTAAAGCTCCTTCCGGAATTTTGAATGTAGTGCCGTTACTTAATGTAACTTCTCCGCCATGTGTGCCGGGATTGATTTCGCTAATCGGTTCTTCAGATATCCATTTATATATAGGATAGGAAACCGGTATCATGAGTAGTAAGATAAGGGCTGCATATCTCATACTTCTTTTCCACAGAAAAAGGTTAGGTGCCTTTTCTCCATTTAACAGAGGATAAATCTTTTCCCATGCTTTTTGTGAGGAAAAGCTCTTTATCAACAGTGAGTGTTCTTCATATGTCCTCTGATTTAATATCCGGTCGGCTATCTTTTGATGTTCCGGATTCTCATTAATCCATTTATGGTAACTCTCATTCTCTTCCAAGGTTGACGAATGAGTGAATATGGAGGCTAATACTTTAGCAATCTTAAATTTTTCTTTAAATGATTCCATCATTTTTTCAATTGGTTCGTATATAAAACAATCCAAATGAAAAAATGGGGTAATCAAAAAGTTACTTTATTTGCATAGAAAAAGACATAAGATGTAATTAATTCCTTTTAGGCTTTCTCGGAGTTTGCGATAAGCTATTTTTTTTAACTTATGGACAGTTCCTTCTGAGATTTGCAATTTGTCAGCAATTTCATTGTTTTTTAACCCTTTCATTGAATATAAGATGATATTCCGCATTTGAGTAGGTAATTCTTCTACCGCTTTGCGAACAATGCGAAATGTTTCTTGCTCAATAATCTCAGCTTCAAATCCATTGTCATATTCTTCTTTTCCGTGAAAAAAAGGAATATCTAGTTGTGCGTGTTTGAGGTAATTCAAACATTTATTTCGAGTGACAGTATAAAGGAAACTTTTTACTTTCAAGATATCGTTGAAGTCTTCTTTTCGTTCCCAATAAGCCAACAATGCGTCTTGAACAATATCTTTGCAGACTTCTTTATCTTCAACATAGTGAAATGAGAAAACGCAAAGAATAGGGTAGTAGTCATCAAATAGCTTTTTGAAAGCTTGTTTGTTACCACGCTTGATGTCTGCAATTATATTTTCTATATGTGTGTTCACTGTTTAAAGCGGCGCAATTGGCATAAAAGAGTTTTTTATCCAATTTTGCTTATTTTCTTCAGCTTTTCTTCTTCGATGATTTTTATCTTTCTTCCGTCAATTGTGATTAATCGTTCTGCAGCGAATTGAGATAATGTACGAATGGCATTTGAAGTCGTCATATTCGATAAATTAGCCAAATCTTCGCGTGAAAGATAAATGCTTAGGGTAGAACCGTCTTCTTCCAGCCCGTAGCTCTCTTTCAGGAACATCAACGATTCAGCCAGACGTCCGCGGATATGTTTCTGTGTCAGGTTGACGGTACGTTCGTCGGAGATACCGAGGTCAATAGAAAGTTGGCGGATAAAGAACATGGCCAGATCGTTATTCTGAGCAACCAAGGTGGTGATAGCACTCATAGGAATCAGACAGACAACGGAAGGTTCAAAAGCAGCTGCAGCGGTAACGAAGTCCTGTTTCGCAAAGTAGGCGCGGTACGCAAAATATTCCCGCGGTTTGATCATGCGAATAATCTGACTTCTTCCTCCTACACCATCTTTGAAGATTTTTACTTT
The nucleotide sequence above comes from Bacteroides caccae. Encoded proteins:
- a CDS encoding FecR family protein gives rise to the protein MESFKEKFKIAKVLASIFTHSSTLEENESYHKWINENPEHQKIADRILNQRTYEEHSLLIKSFSSQKAWEKIYPLLNGEKAPNLFLWKRSMRYAALILLLMIPVSYPIYKWISEEPISEINPGTHGGEVTLSNGTTFKIPEGALPEGTSKMFIIDSKGINYQMPTNKPQIKEIKNTLQTLHGMECHITLSDGTKVHLNAESQLIYPVCFSNEQRIVQIKGEAYFDVAPDSEHPFIVQTPYTSIQVTGTTFNVRAYPDENIESTTLINGSIKIKSKNEDFELTPNQHFIFDKNSKRNTVTNVNTELYTSWESGSFIFKNIPLESVMSYLSKWYGFKYTFEDDAVKQVKIGAYLNRYANMNPIIDMIKELNLVDIKQREGVLHISYK
- a CDS encoding RNA polymerase sigma factor; protein product: MNTHIENIIADIKRGNKQAFKKLFDDYYPILCVFSFHYVEDKEVCKDIVQDALLAYWERKEDFNDILKVKSFLYTVTRNKCLNYLKHAQLDIPFFHGKEEYDNGFEAEIIEQETFRIVRKAVEELPTQMRNIILYSMKGLKNNEIADKLQISEGTVHKLKKIAYRKLRESLKGINYILCLFLCK
- a CDS encoding Crp/Fnr family transcriptional regulator produces the protein MVKMNMSDIDISEPLSDMLAPLNNEQKEFLMNNYTIQTYKKNETIYCEGETPSHLMCLISGKVKIFKDGVGGRSQIIRMIKPREYFAYRAYFAKQDFVTAAAAFEPSVVCLIPMSAITTLVAQNNDLAMFFIRQLSIDLGISDERTVNLTQKHIRGRLAESLMFLKESYGLEEDGSTLSIYLSREDLANLSNMTTSNAIRTLSQFAAERLITIDGRKIKIIEEEKLKKISKIG